GAACAATTCGACAATCTGTTAACGCTACTATATACCTTCATAATCATAGTCATAATCGTCGGTGTCTGTCTGTATATTGAACTCCAAAACTGTCAACGGAATATTATCCATTGTAAACTAATACCCATACGAATATTTctcaatatataaatgtatttatgctCTATGcgcttattaaaaataaagagctAATTTGAATAGATCGTTTTCGAATAGAGAAACTAGACGCAACACAAAGAACAAACTTATTCTCTCGAATGCAGAGCAcgacaaatttattttttaccaCGAGCGTATGTGTATCTATAACTAAATGAGCTTCAGAAGAGAAACTTCATGACTGCCTGCATTATACCctagttcaaaataataaattgcatacAAATTGATATAAACTCTAATCAAAACATTAgtaaaattttttgatttttttttttttaataattttgatgaCGCGCTCTTAGTATCATTATCACAGAACTTTATTCACTTGCAGTGTAATTTATCGCGTTCGCTAAatagctaaaaataaatgtttatatatatttagaacgAACTGAGAACTAAGAGTCAGCTGCAGTACGCTGAACTCTGGCTAAACAATCTGACGTGTGTGGCTAACTGAATACAAAACTTAATCTAGTAAGGAATCCATTTATTTTTACCAGTATTGCCCACCACAGGCTTCTGATCGATAGGTGAAATAATTCTTTCGGCAAATTCCTTTTTCTTAGGATACGAAACTGGTTTCTCAAATTTGTGGTCAAGAGATTTGCCATTTAAAATCCCAGCAGCTCCTCCAGCGTTAGCCGGCCAATTTGTGCCCAACAAATCGGCCAAATCCACGTTTTTATTATCGTGAGCATTGTCGATCACAATGACATTATCATTTTTGGTTGACTCTTCAATGTCGCTCTGGTTTATAACAATGATTTCCTTTTCTTTGAGATTACTCATTGTGGTCGGATTATTTAAAGTGCTTATATTTTGTTCAAGCTGTGAATTCTTACTTTGAAGTGTAGCATCCTTTTCACTGGCCTGATTTGAAACTTTCACAGGTAAAGttctgtagttgttattattagataactcattattattaatataatgtttGTTGTGCCTTTTAGGCGCGCTATCATTACTGTACAACGGTTTGTTATATCCGCCTTGATACCTgctttgaatatttaaaaccGATGGCACAATAGCTGTGATTTTGTCAAAGGTATCGTTGATTAATTTACGAGGAGATAATTTATTGCTTAGCTCATCCGGAACGCGAGTTATGCGATCAGCTGTGGTAAATATTGTTAGCGGAGCCTCGCAATGCAAATAGTTTTTAGCAAAAGGAATGCTGTCGATTTGTGGTGAACAAACGTTGGGTTGCTAAAATAaagtattacattttattaatttttttttttgagttaaatatttatgcagtaCATCATTGTTATGATTGTCTTACCAAACAATTCATGCTTTTTAAATTAGaaacacaaattcaaattcatatCAACCATATTAAAACTTGGTAACGGATTCGATAATTCGACCGTTGCAAAAATCCATGTTATCAGTGACGATAACAATATCGATAAAGCTTATTTGCCTTATATTCAGCTGTTTAAAATGTAATGCAAATAGACAGCGCTTCCCAACACTATTGAGTATCATCAATAATATTCACGAATATCTCAAATGGGGAAATACAGAATATAAACAATTAGTCATGGACAAACAAGCAGACATCTCATTGTTGTAATTCattaaacatttcttatttGCACTCTAATACAGAGGCAATATACATTCCCCTTTCCTCACAATcgaataaacaaaataaaatccatTTAACATACCAGAATTTCCAGTCCAAAGAAATAACCAACGGGATTCAATTCCTCCACTGGACCAATGTAGCGTATAATGCAATCGAATCGTATGTCCTTTTTAAACAACTCGCCAGGTACACTCAGGGTATCCTTCTCTTTCAAGTTAAGTACCCAACGGCACTGGTCCTTATTGCGCACCAGACGCAAACGACGCCCCGGATTGGCAATACTTATCACATATGGCCAAAAATCTTCGGACACTGGCAGCACATCACTTGTTTTGCATTCGTAGAGCTGCGTGTTCACATTGCTAAGGAAGTCAACTATTTGCACAATGCACTTTTCATCTTCAATTGTTTCATATATCTTTATAAAGGTACCAGCCTCTACAAAAAGTTGAAACAATTCTGGGGTGTCTGTTGAGTATTCCGAATTAGCAGCGTTGGCATATGTAATAAGTTCAGCTCCACGCGTTATTAACGCATATTTCGAAAAGTTGTTGGAATTAGAGtccatttaaatgaaatgccaaCACATTAGCCAATAGAAATAACTAATGTTCAAAACAAGGCTGActaataacaaaaagaaaatattaatagcGATGTGAAACAATATCGATAGACGTGCATACATTTCGATAGTTAAACCTTGGATTATTATGGGTGCACCTTTTTTCCATTGATTCATTAAAATCGATAactattacatatttaaatttgcagcaatataatttaaaaagaaaaataatttcaattgttttatttccaaaattaAAGGAcattttggcatttatttaacacaccattttgaatttaatttaattgctgctactaaaacaaaatatagtatttgcGAGTAATATTCAACATCAAaggcaatttattaaaatacgtTTTGAGTTTTACCACATATTATCAgcatcatatttttttgtttttgaaaagttGAAAGTGATAACTAAGTTATAAgtaatttacattattttggATAAGTGGAATTGTTAATTGCTAGtatatgttttagtatttacaTATCATTATATTGTTTGCAAAGCGCTTATAACCAGctcaaatttcaataaaaatacaaagaaatacatatttgttttttgtttagtttaaatGAAACCCTTTTTCCTTCGTTGCAGTTAATAATCGTTCCTTCATTATCTCCTCAGACGGATAATCAGGCAGCTTTAAGTAATGCACACAAGTGTTCACCGATGGATAACTGCCTTGTCCGGCATCCACTTTACGTACCACCGTGAGCCGAGGATGCAAATTAGCCAATCCGCCGGGAGGTAGACTACTGCAGCCGGTTGTGAATTGCAAGAAAGCCTTGCGCTCAGCACCCGACAAGCTCAACAGAACGTTAACGAAACGCAAAAAACCAGGGCTGCTTAAAGAAAGTTAATTAGTAACGGGAAATTAATATTATGGTAAAGAATGTCTCACCTTTCTTTGGAGTAGCCCAGTTTGGGTTCAGTGTACGCCATCAGATCCTCACGGGTCCATTGGGGATATTGCTCGCCGCAAATCATCATTCGAGCTTCGCATGGGTTGAATGCTGCCAATTTGTTTAACGGAAACACTTCACAGAATCCATCGTGGAACGCCTGCATCTGCTTGGCAATGCCATCCTGCAGCATAAAATTGAGCAGCAACTCGCAATACGCCTCCAAATTTTCGATGTTCACCTCAATCGAAGCGCCATTGGGCAATAGCTCGGCATATGTGTATCCGTACACTGATGAGCTGGGCAAATAGGTAAATGTTAGCGCCAAGTCCTCTAACGATACTTCAATATCATTCTTGGTGCATAGTTTCAATTTATCGATTAATTCCTTTTTGCTATCACTACTGAGACTGGCATCCATTTCTATAACCTGCTTGCGCATCAATAGGTCTTGTAATTCGATTAAAAATTGATAGCGCGTTGGATCAATTTCCTTTAGATTTTCAATGGTTAGAATCCCACTGAACCAGCTACTGGATTGTGTTAAATCGGCATTAAACAGTTTAGAGAACGTGTTAGTCAACTCAGACCCTGCTGAACTTGTCAGATCCTGGAAGCGTGCATTTGTCTTGAGCTTCAGATCATTGCGCAAAAGTTTGTTATGACAGAGCAACTGCAAAAATGATTTGGAAAGCGGCATATCAACGAGTCGCATATCCTGAAGAACCTTGGCAATAAAGACACCAAAGAACCAGAAATACTTCGCTGCTTGCTCGCAGATCTCAGAGTTTTGCGGCAATGGTGCCGGGAAGAGTCCTTGCTCACGTCTATTGACATAATATCCAACGGGTTTCGATTGATCATCAGTGGGATCTTCCGACGCATCCTGAGCAAGAGGTAGTTCGGAGGACTCGCTGAGCTCATCGTCGCACAGCCACATACAAAGATCTGAACGCTGAATTTCCGCGGCAACCAAAGCATAAAATTCCAGGGTGGGACCCAGTCCAGTGCCTTCCTCATCGAGGAATTCCACTTCCAGCACCGACTTGCGATTGCAGTGCGCCTTCATCACCTGAATGGCCCACTTGAGCAGATCCTTATTGCGCGGCACCTTCACACGCTCATGCTTTAAGCGTCCAACACGGAAATCATGTTGATCATCGCGGCGCGGGCTCATGATTGGAATTCTTTGGCGTTCCGTGGTAATGTCACGCTGAGATTGCAGGCAAACAATGCTGCGCGAAGCGCCAAATGCCGTGCAGTTGAAATACAATTGTCGTGTCTCAAACGGAAATAGGAACGGACACGATTGATTTAGATCCTCACACCAGTTGGGCAGAGCATTACTCGAGAGCACAAGCGGATCGTgtatttgttgctgcaacttgTTGGTAATTTTTTTACTCATAAACAGCTCAGCCGGCAGCAAAGAATGCTCCGAAACATTTTGCTCCTGGGCCTCCAATTCCTGTTGATTTAGCCCATTAATTTGGATAAGCAACTCCAGCACATCCTCCACCGAACATAAGTTTGTATCGGTGACATTTAAGCCGCCATGCACTGGGGAATTTGGCGACAATGTTGATGCACCGCTTCGAGACGAAACTCCCGGCGTATTTTGTCCCTCATCCGATTCCAGGTATGTGCATTCTTGCACTGTCGGCAAGACCTCCCGATAGACAATAGTGTATGTGGGTTCCCACAACTTGCGGAACTTGTCGTTTTTGTTCAGCTGACTGTTCTGCAAGAGTTCTTGAACAGCTCTAAAAATGGTCCACTCACTGTTGTCCAAATCAATTTCCACATCAGGAACTCCGCCTACTCCCGGGCCGCGCAATTTCAAACCCAACATTGTCTGCTCATTATTGGGCTGCCGGCTTTGATGAAAACTCTCCATGTTTGTGTCGGGTGGACAGATTTCTAAGTCCGAAGTTTGATTGACATTGGTGCGTCCAGGACGCGGATCAAACGCTGGAATGAGTGCCGAGAACTGGCGCTTTAACACAAACTCATCGTCCCAGGACTTGCGCTTGCTGACGCCCGCCAAACGATTCTCCAGTGACTCGTCGTCCATAAAGGTCAACAAGTTCCGAGATACCATCACTTGCAAAAGAGTATTGCCCACCTCTTCGTACTCGTCCTCGTTCTCCTCTTCATCGTTCTCCTCGTCCATATCGTCTTCATCCTCCATGTCACCTAGCAAAGTGGGCGCACGACAGCTTTCCAAAAAGTCCTCCAACGACACCTGTTCGCTGTCACTCGACGTAGAAGTCAAGCTCATAGTTAGAGTCGGATTTATGGAGggtgctggctgctggctgacTTTCATATTTGTGGGATTGGGAGCAGCATTCGCTTCGTTGTTGGATGACAGGCTGGGATAGCTCTGGGCGGTGCTCAACAGCCCCGAATGGAAATTGCTGGACAAAGCAAGTTTTACAAGACTCGTCACCGAGTTGGGTCCCCTGGGAAAGAAGGAGCTGGCACCGACATTCTGGTTGCTGTGCTCGTTCTTATTCGCGTTAGTTTTGTTCGCCTGATTGCCGCCGTTTTCGTTGTGCGTATCCTGCGATGTGCGACGTCTCGCGATGGCCGCAAATGTCTCCAGGAAACTGCTGTGCACGGCTGCCTCGGAGGTGGATGAAACTTCTGAAGAGCTTGTTGTCGTTAGATTGGGTACACTAATACTCATTTGATTGGAAACGGACACAACGTCATTGGAGATTTGCGGATTCATATTCTCAATATGGCCCTGATAGGCTGAAACAGCGGGAGCATCATCGGAACTCGATAGATTCGGTGTGGGCATGGATGACTTCATTGCATCATCAGGAGTTTCGTTCTTCGGCAGATTTCCAGACTGTATGATGACGGAAACCTTTGGATTGCCTTTAAGTCCGCCTGACACATTTGCACGATGTAAATGCAGCTCGTCTGCAGACaatatgttgttgctgttattgcgCATTGTATCCACAATAATTTCGCGAGATTCGCCTGGGAACTGGGAAGAAGAGCTGCCTGAATTGCTTTGCTTGAGGTTAATCAGTAATCCCTTTGCGGAATTGTTTGCATTCATCTTATTGTTCTCCTCAATGTGTGCAACTCGTATCACATCGCTTGCGACAACAGTGTCACAGGATTCACACTCTTCGGGCTTGACAGCAACGTCGTCCTCCTTTGATATCTCCACAATTGAAAGACTCTCAGTGATGGTAGCCAGGTCGGAGACATTGCTGGGCATGGAATTGTTGATGGTTGATAGATCGGCAATATGCTCCAGTTCGCGTATCAAGGGCGACGGAATATTTGGCTTGGCCATAAGCGTTTGTTCCGCTCCAGAAGCTGATGATTCACTGTATGTGGCTTGTGTGTCTCTAGTTAAAGCGGTGTTGGATTGATTTGTGGTTATCTGTGACTTGGCCGAAATGAAAACATTCTCTGCTATTGTCTCCACTGTCTGCTTCCAGGCAAGGTTATCCGCTGAAACAGTTTGATTTGAAGCATCCTCAGCGTTCTTGTTAATCTCTGTTGCCTCTGGCAACGATGGCGTCGAACTCGATTTGCGTGAAGTCAACACGTTGCCCTTGTCATTCTTCTTGGATGCCATTGGCACCATCGAGTTGACGCCCTCAAACACGGAGGCAACACTCTCCAAATTGGCCAATTTCAAGTCGTATTTGCCCTCGGCACCCATGCGATATGAATTCCTTACGCCATGATCCCATTTGACATCAATCCATCCATTGTGTATCTCACCCGTGATGGTTCCTTCACCTGCACCATCTTGGTCATCCCAACGCCAATCGACGCCACGCACAACACGCGCTCCACTCGTAATGTGTTTGAGTTGGGCTCGTATTTGACGTCGCTCGCGTCGCGTCTTTGCTTCTGCTTCCTTAATGGTCTTACCAATGTCGTCGCAGACGCCAACAACGCGACCATACACCTCAAAGCCACTCAAGCTCAAATAGTGTGTCTGTCCAGAGGCATTACGTCCATTCTGTTGTATTCGAATGTGCCTAAATCCCTTTGTCTCCTCCGCAGCGCAAATGATGGGCCAAGTAGCTGTGCTGCCCGGTTCCACCAAGCTTTTGTCATCCACATGAGTGATTAGTGTTACCCAACTGTTGCCGTCCTTTGAAGCCTGCAGTAACCAATTTCGCAGAGCCGAGCGACCGTAACCACGAGCATGTCGCAAAGTGTAAGCTGTGGGCACAACGTAGACACCCAGATCAATGGCAAACCAGGCCTTCTTGTTATCCTTGGTGTGGCAATTGAGAGAGACGCTGTCGCGCGACAATATGTCCTCCAGTTTACCATATGGCAGCGTTTTGCCCTCTGAACTGGTGACTTGGACCAGCCCGTATTGAGCGGGATTCACCCATTCGCAGGTGCGGCCATTCGATCCAATGTAATAGATTAAGCCTTCCTCGTCAAAGTCAAAACTGTGCGTGAACTGCAGATCAGGTTTGAGTTCGCGCAACTTCTTCAGATAGTAGAATGTTGAGCGATCGAGATCATACCATTGCTTGGCCACCATTTTCAGCAGATATTTAGCCAGTTGTCCCACCGTCGCAAGCGGCTCTATTTTCAGTGTGCGTCCAGTGCGATCGAAGAGTGTGCTCTCGCAAGCGGATCGCTCCAGGCGGAAACGAAGACGCTTCTGTAGAATCTGCAGGCCGTAACCGGTGCCCGGGGCATCGTATAAAAAGACAGGTAACTTCTCTGTGCTCTCGAGTACTGCAACTAATTTCTGTATCAAAATGCTTGCCGTGTTCTTTGTGTCTTCACCAAATATGCACTTCTTGAATATATCGATGCGTTCTTTCAgcattttgttggttttgcaGCGTGTCAAGTTGTGCTCCCAATAGTTGTTGGACAGCACGGCGACGAGTGCCTGGACAAGACCAGACGAATGCATCTCATATGCACTCACAACACCGTCCTCGTGAATTAATTGCGATAGATTCGTTAATGATGTAAACAATGTGTTGGACCAGGTATTATTGTTGCCCAAACGTTGCTGCTCAATGGCCAGATTAATTTGCTTGACAATTGCCGTGAGCTTTGCAACAGCACCCCTTGGTATTATCTGAGCTGatttaaagtatttgttgTAGATTTCGCGCGATAGATTTCGCACTTGTATCTTTTGCACATCCGTCTTGGACTTGATACGCTTCTTCTTCTCGGTTGACCAGCCAGAAGCAAAGTCGGCGCCCAGCGAAGTTTCCGCTGTGAATGAATGTTTTGTCCCACGATTGCTTTCGAATATAAATCCTTGCAGATCCTCTTGCAAAATGGTCACTTGATGACCTTCGGTATTGTGTATCTGCAATTGATTTGGCTTCGGCGACTGCATTACCCAATTGCCCACGACAAGCCGCAGCACACAAACGGTGGGCAAAATTGGTTGTGAGGGTGTCCCAGGAGTTACACTGGATCTAGCGCGTACCAGCTTCTCCAAGAACTCACCACGATTCTCTGTAATCAAGTAAAGGCAATTCATTTATGTACTACATACAAAGTTGTTGAGTTGTTACCTGAACTGTCGTTGCCATTTTCTGGACTGCCGCTGGAGTACATTGTGGCTAGCTTGCCATCAAGTATAAAACGGAACCAACCATTCGAGCCATTTGACAGCTCTAAGGCGGCCGAGTCCGACCAAACATAGAGGCAATCGCGACCGCGACAAATGCTCCAGTCACGCCAATGATATGGCTTGCCTTGCAAGATCTCCTTGGCATCCTCCATGGAATCATCTGTAGCAAAATAATTATCcacattttaataatgtttaattaGGGATATTATGCATTCAACACTTGCCTGACGTTGATCTGTGCGGCATGCACAGCACTGGGCATCTCTGGGCGGCAGCCAAATCCTGCGAGCTGGCTGTCAGCAACTGCGAGCCGCCTTCCTCACTCTGATCCATTAAAGCTTGCACTTTAGAGAAGACGCCGAGTCTGGCAAAATGTTCGAGAAATTCTTCCTGTGTTTTACACATGAGTTCctcaataatatttaagatGATCAAGTGACCATCCTCATCATCCTGCAAGTTTAATAAAGAAAGCATTAATGAGATGACAAAATTACAAGTTTGAAAATCTAAAATGTACCTCACTATCCAGCACACTGGCAATGACTTCTGTCATCAGGTTGCCCACATTTTGGGCAGCCTTCAAGTTGGTGGCCTCATCCTGTTTGGCGCAGATGCTCTTTAGCACCGATGGATGTGCGTACTGCACAATCTTCTTGATCAGTCCCAAGCTGGCACGACGCACTGAACTCAGCATGGATCCTTGGAACGTCCGACAGAAAATGGGCAACAATAGTTTGAGATATACAGGAGCCATTTCAGGATCTCCACGTGGCTCCATGAGTGTATAAGCTTGACCATCCTTGCTAGCCATCATGTGACCTGATGACATCCATTCACCTGGCGATTGCAAAATAGCAGCGACTTCGCGATGCCCATCATCAGATCGCTCGCGTGCCTTATCCAACGGCGTTTTGCCGTCCTCATCCCGCAAGTCGGGGTAAGCGCCAAACTTGAGCAAAATCTTGGCAATGCCAGGACGGCCAAAGCAGGCTGCGTAATGTAGAGAGGAACTGCGTTGTCCCTTATTGACATCGGCTCCCTTTTCGCACAAATACTCGACCATCTCTAAGGTGCCAAAAGCAGAGGCCCAATTAAGCAGCGTCTGGCCCACATCGTCCATGCAATTTACATCGACGCCACAAGCCTCGATGGCCTCTTGCAAGGCTTCCGTGTCCTTGGAGCGTATGCAATCGATGAGCTGACGATGGGTGCGATCATTGCTCATATCGTTGCGCTTAGGACGCGGCGCCAATTGACCTTGACTACTGGTGGAGGCATTGCCACGATTTAATGCCTGACGACCctcaaacagcagcagcaacaaaagatCGGCAAATCGCATGCAATCAAGCACACACCGCTCGTCGCCTTTGAGGCCACGTTCGATGGCATTCGGCAGCTGCGAGCGCAAGATGTCACGTGTTATCGACGGCGAACCTCGACACAGCGTGGACAACAACGAAATTGTTGTGGAAATCGATTGTGGGGAACGATGAGCTTCACTCGTTTGTATTTTGCTGGATGTATTGGCGGCTGCAGTGCCAGCCACATTATCGTTTAAACTATCCGTATTGGATGCAGGAGTTGCATTTGCCGTTGTAACTGCAGCAGCCGTTGTTGCAGTTCCACTTCCACTCGCACTTCCGGCTGTTTGTGGTCCACTAATTTTGGTAGCAGCTAACGTATGATGACTACTAGTTCCGCCAGCATTTTCTAGGCGTTTCAATAGCTCTGTAACTAGTCCGTATTCAGCCAGCGGCGCTGGATCTATCCATTTGCGTGTAAAACGATCCGCAACGgaagcaaaacattttaaagcgcCATCCGAAACCATGGCGTCCTCATGTTGTAGCAATGTACTCAGACTCTCTACACAATTATCGATGCATGGCGAGTTGGGCTCGACTTTGGTGCAGAGACGCGACACCACAGCCATTGCCGAGTGGAGCGTATCCTTGTGCACTTGCGACCCGCTGTCACGTATAAAGGAGAGCACACAATTGAGACCACCGCCCTCAAAAACAGCTCCCGCCTCGCGGGTGCAAATCAATTCAAGCACCTTAATGCATTGCTCGGCAAGATCGCGCGAAGTACGCGATGATAGATCCGCGACAACGAGGCGATTGCAGATCGCTTTGATGGCACCCTCGATAGAAACAATGCGGCGTGTGCATTCGGCCGACACATCCAGATAATATGTGATTGCTCTGGCGGTCACTTCGAGCACATTTTCGGGTGCCAGTTCATCTAAAAATATCT
This DNA window, taken from Drosophila nasuta strain 15112-1781.00 chromosome 2L, ASM2355853v1, whole genome shotgun sequence, encodes the following:
- the LOC132798930 gene encoding E3 ubiquitin-protein ligase Ufd4, whose translation is MGDVDPETLLEWLSMGQGDERDMQLIALEQLCMLLLMSDNVDRCFESCPPRTFLPALCKIFLDELAPENVLEVTARAITYYLDVSAECTRRIVSIEGAIKAICNRLVVADLSSRTSRDLAEQCIKVLELICTREAGAVFEGGGLNCVLSFIRDSGSQVHKDTLHSAMAVVSRLCTKVEPNSPCIDNCVESLSTLLQHEDAMVSDGALKCFASVADRFTRKWIDPAPLAEYGLVTELLKRLENAGGTSSHHTLAATKISGPQTAGSASGSGTATTAAAVTTANATPASNTDSLNDNVAGTAAANTSSKIQTSEAHRSPQSISTTISLLSTLCRGSPSITRDILRSQLPNAIERGLKGDERCVLDCMRFADLLLLLLFEGRQALNRGNASTSSQGQLAPRPKRNDMSNDRTHRQLIDCIRSKDTEALQEAIEACGVDVNCMDDVGQTLLNWASAFGTLEMVEYLCEKGADVNKGQRSSSLHYAACFGRPGIAKILLKFGAYPDLRDEDGKTPLDKARERSDDGHREVAAILQSPGEWMSSGHMMASKDGQAYTLMEPRGDPEMAPVYLKLLLPIFCRTFQGSMLSSVRRASLGLIKKIVQYAHPSVLKSICAKQDEATNLKAAQNVGNLMTEVIASVLDSEDDEDGHLIILNIIEELMCKTQEEFLEHFARLGVFSKVQALMDQSEEGGSQLLTASSQDLAAAQRCPVLCMPHRSTSDDSMEDAKEILQGKPYHWRDWSICRGRDCLYVWSDSAALELSNGSNGWFRFILDGKLATMYSSGSPENGNDSSENRGEFLEKLVRARSSVTPGTPSQPILPTVCVLRLVVGNWVMQSPKPNQLQIHNTEGHQVTILQEDLQGFIFESNRGTKHSFTAETSLGADFASGWSTEKKKRIKSKTDVQKIQVRNLSREIYNKYFKSAQIIPRGAVAKLTAIVKQINLAIEQQRLGNNNTWSNTLFTSLTNLSQLIHEDGVVSAYEMHSSGLVQALVAVLSNNYWEHNLTRCKTNKMLKERIDIFKKCIFGEDTKNTASILIQKLVAVLESTEKLPVFLYDAPGTGYGLQILQKRLRFRLERSACESTLFDRTGRTLKIEPLATVGQLAKYLLKMVAKQWYDLDRSTFYYLKKLRELKPDLQFTHSFDFDEEGLIYYIGSNGRTCEWVNPAQYGLVQVTSSEGKTLPYGKLEDILSRDSVSLNCHTKDNKKAWFAIDLGVYVVPTAYTLRHARGYGRSALRNWLLQASKDGNSWVTLITHVDDKSLVEPGSTATWPIICAAEETKGFRHIRIQQNGRNASGQTHYLSLSGFEVYGRVVGVCDDIGKTIKEAEAKTRRERRQIRAQLKHITSGARVVRGVDWRWDDQDGAGEGTITGEIHNGWIDVKWDHGVRNSYRMGAEGKYDLKLANLESVASVFEGVNSMVPMASKKNDKGNVLTSRKSSSTPSLPEATEINKNAEDASNQTVSADNLAWKQTVETIAENVFISAKSQITTNQSNTALTRDTQATYSESSASGAEQTLMAKPNIPSPLIRELEHIADLSTINNSMPSNVSDLATITESLSIVEISKEDDVAVKPEECESCDTVVASDVIRVAHIEENNKMNANNSAKGLLINLKQSNSGSSSSQFPGESREIIVDTMRNNSNNILSADELHLHRANVSGGLKGNPKVSVIIQSGNLPKNETPDDAMKSSMPTPNLSSSDDAPAVSAYQGHIENMNPQISNDVVSVSNQMSISVPNLTTTSSSEVSSTSEAAVHSSFLETFAAIARRRTSQDTHNENGGNQANKTNANKNEHSNQNVGASSFFPRGPNSVTSLVKLALSSNFHSGLLSTAQSYPSLSSNNEANAAPNPTNMKVSQQPAPSINPTLTMSLTSTSSDSEQVSLEDFLESCRAPTLLGDMEDEDDMDEENDEEENEDEYEEVGNTLLQVMVSRNLLTFMDDESLENRLAGVSKRKSWDDEFVLKRQFSALIPAFDPRPGRTNVNQTSDLEICPPDTNMESFHQSRQPNNEQTMLGLKLRGPGVGGVPDVEIDLDNSEWTIFRAVQELLQNSQLNKNDKFRKLWEPTYTIVYREVLPTVQECTYLESDEGQNTPGVSSRSGASTLSPNSPVHGGLNVTDTNLCSVEDVLELLIQINGLNQQELEAQEQNVSEHSLLPAELFMSKKITNKLQQQIHDPLVLSSNALPNWCEDLNQSCPFLFPFETRQLYFNCTAFGASRSIVCLQSQRDITTERQRIPIMSPRRDDQHDFRVGRLKHERVKVPRNKDLLKWAIQVMKAHCNRKSVLEVEFLDEEGTGLGPTLEFYALVAAEIQRSDLCMWLCDDELSESSELPLAQDASEDPTDDQSKPVGYYVNRREQGLFPAPLPQNSEICEQAAKYFWFFGVFIAKVLQDMRLVDMPLSKSFLQLLCHNKLLRNDLKLKTNARFQDLTSSAGSELTNTFSKLFNADLTQSSSWFSGILTIENLKEIDPTRYQFLIELQDLLMRKQVIEMDASLSSDSKKELIDKLKLCTKNDIEVSLEDLALTFTYLPSSSVYGYTYAELLPNGASIEVNIENLEAYCELLLNFMLQDGIAKQMQAFHDGFCEVFPLNKLAAFNPCEARMMICGEQYPQWTREDLMAYTEPKLGYSKESPGFLRFVNVLLSLSGAERKAFLQFTTGCSSLPPGGLANLHPRLTVVRKVDAGQGSYPSVNTCVHYLKLPDYPSEEIMKERLLTATKEKGFHLN